Proteins encoded within one genomic window of Rubripirellula tenax:
- a CDS encoding ATP-binding protein, with amino-acid sequence MRIKDIQIDGFGVWTGLSVDSLPDGMTLFYGPNEAGKTTLMQFIRAMFYGFTPDRRDKYLPPVHGGTPGGAIRATGPGGGYQIRRHSQLTDNGVNGQLTVTGQDGLSQGQHRLQSLLGQIDEPIFTNVFAIGMRELQELSTLDDTSAADELYKLSSGLDRVSLVDVLRNLRGGRKALVGKASADDEAEVSKIATLIAKRERLRDEVSQLTRGGRRWSELASQRRSQLQEIEQLTERTGVWEREARSVETATSVHEIWRKRDLIRQQIADREADIHLPDEAPGQLVQIDASMEERRQKLEEIKSKRRAIRDKAEQLPVSRRMLDLQGRIEAASEQATWVEALEEQIERIDDQIEKAKKQLENDAEKLGLDEQDQRSLLEGDSSQLPDLSRQTLSALSDPAKLVREQAFLLKQSRNEGAGHKTRADKLGESLNEVLQRARSTNLQQAIRTQTETVTALKHRIQVGEHLEKLKRHYRELERETVDLTTAEVLPVDRFILLSVPFIAGGMSLIYGFANFFNINWLVSRPDPTWGMLCMLFGSMAMLAFYWGLENGKRSTSLDREDCERQIDTLRRQIREIEGERTSMDSTLPTSGESLELRLRESEQLLAELEASLPTYHNHQAALESYKTARNRASKAAEGLKDARRQWSSTLERLGLSESLSSSSVRKLSEGYETLQASRRRLDELAAEKDQRRRERQSIAKRIESLYLEALEVNEEAARGAADVDEVTEASMANRFKPRTSPLDQLNHLHEELSRQTHWIKRRRELKEQDVQLKRQQSAHHRALERADQQRRALWAKCGVATPEQFYQMVDSKATLAELRKELTDLDKQIRTIVGQHVDYDEVAREIEGATAADLERRWDSLTTRMTETEERVGTLRTSLGELAQEMKHLGDDNRLSVTQLELGCVERRIEAMVRRWQTLGMASCLLEDVCGTFERERQPETLREASSFLGQLTNGKYNRIWTPLGTNQLKIDDADQKALPLEVLSRGTREAVFIALRLSLAAAYARRGVMLPLVLDDVLVNFDRDRAIHAARTLKTFAELGHQVMMFTCHEHIVEIFHDIEVEVRLMPAQGTPGRATILEPEERYEEEVEYEEEEYEEEEEVLEAEPEPEPQPVVVNIEAPKPKPAPVPEPKVETKIIYVERPEPKPVPKPKPQKRVVEYVERVEPMYVEPQRALEPEYIEEEYVEREPAIGWAWFEQEPGRRIEDAEHALAAIARDEWLDAGPDEVPDDVWNRDEHQAKWWNGDKLSNR; translated from the coding sequence ATGAGAATCAAAGACATTCAAATTGACGGCTTTGGTGTCTGGACCGGTTTATCGGTCGACTCGCTGCCCGATGGCATGACGTTGTTCTATGGTCCCAACGAGGCCGGCAAGACGACGTTGATGCAATTCATCCGCGCGATGTTTTACGGATTCACACCCGACCGACGCGACAAGTACTTGCCACCGGTTCACGGCGGTACCCCGGGCGGCGCGATTCGCGCTACCGGACCCGGCGGCGGCTATCAAATCCGCCGACACAGCCAACTGACCGACAACGGCGTCAACGGGCAATTGACCGTCACCGGACAAGACGGACTCAGCCAGGGCCAACACCGATTGCAAAGTTTGTTGGGACAGATCGACGAGCCGATCTTTACGAACGTCTTCGCAATCGGCATGCGCGAACTTCAAGAATTGTCGACGCTCGACGATACGTCGGCGGCCGACGAACTGTACAAGCTGTCCAGCGGACTTGATCGCGTTTCGTTGGTCGACGTGCTGCGTAATCTGCGCGGTGGCCGAAAGGCACTGGTCGGCAAAGCATCGGCGGACGACGAAGCGGAAGTATCCAAAATCGCGACCCTGATCGCCAAACGCGAACGGCTTCGCGACGAAGTCAGCCAGTTGACGCGCGGTGGTCGCCGATGGAGCGAATTGGCGTCTCAGCGCCGCAGCCAATTGCAAGAGATCGAACAACTGACCGAGCGCACCGGCGTTTGGGAACGTGAGGCGCGCAGTGTCGAAACGGCAACCAGCGTTCACGAAATTTGGCGCAAACGCGATCTGATCCGCCAACAAATCGCGGACCGCGAAGCCGATATTCACTTGCCCGACGAAGCACCGGGCCAACTGGTCCAGATCGACGCTTCAATGGAAGAACGGCGCCAGAAGCTAGAAGAAATCAAATCGAAACGACGGGCGATCCGCGACAAGGCGGAACAGTTGCCGGTCAGCCGACGCATGCTGGACCTGCAAGGCCGGATCGAAGCCGCATCGGAACAAGCGACTTGGGTTGAAGCCCTCGAAGAACAAATCGAACGCATCGACGACCAGATCGAAAAGGCCAAGAAGCAACTTGAAAACGATGCCGAGAAACTTGGCCTCGATGAACAGGACCAACGATCTTTGCTAGAAGGCGATTCTTCGCAACTGCCGGACCTTTCGCGACAAACCTTGAGCGCGCTTTCGGATCCGGCGAAACTGGTTCGCGAACAAGCGTTTCTACTAAAGCAGTCGCGCAACGAAGGGGCCGGCCACAAGACTCGCGCCGACAAGTTGGGCGAGTCGCTTAACGAAGTCCTGCAACGGGCACGGTCGACCAATCTGCAGCAAGCGATCCGCACCCAAACCGAAACGGTCACGGCGCTGAAGCATCGCATCCAAGTCGGCGAGCACCTTGAAAAGCTGAAGCGACACTACCGCGAACTTGAACGCGAAACCGTTGATCTGACGACGGCGGAAGTGCTGCCGGTCGATCGGTTCATTCTGTTGTCGGTCCCGTTCATCGCCGGTGGCATGTCCCTGATCTACGGGTTTGCGAACTTCTTCAACATCAACTGGTTGGTCAGCCGACCGGACCCAACGTGGGGCATGCTTTGCATGCTGTTCGGTTCGATGGCCATGTTGGCGTTCTATTGGGGACTAGAGAACGGTAAACGTTCGACGTCGCTTGACCGCGAAGATTGCGAACGACAAATCGACACGCTTCGTCGCCAAATTCGCGAAATCGAAGGTGAACGCACCAGCATGGATTCGACGTTGCCGACCAGCGGTGAATCGCTGGAACTGCGTCTGCGTGAATCCGAGCAATTGTTGGCAGAACTGGAGGCGTCGCTACCGACGTACCACAATCATCAAGCAGCACTCGAGTCCTACAAGACCGCGCGGAACCGTGCCAGCAAGGCGGCCGAAGGCTTGAAAGATGCCCGCCGCCAATGGTCATCGACGCTGGAACGATTGGGATTGAGTGAGTCGTTGTCGTCGTCGAGTGTCCGCAAGCTGAGCGAGGGCTACGAGACGCTGCAAGCGAGTCGCCGCCGGTTGGACGAGCTGGCTGCCGAAAAAGACCAGCGCCGCCGAGAACGTCAATCGATCGCCAAACGGATCGAATCGTTGTACTTGGAAGCCTTGGAAGTCAACGAAGAAGCCGCTCGCGGTGCAGCCGACGTGGACGAGGTGACCGAAGCGTCGATGGCTAACCGCTTCAAACCGCGCACCAGTCCGTTGGACCAACTGAACCATTTGCACGAAGAACTGTCGCGACAAACGCACTGGATTAAACGCCGCCGCGAGTTGAAGGAACAAGACGTCCAACTGAAACGGCAGCAAAGTGCGCACCATCGGGCACTCGAACGGGCCGACCAACAACGCCGCGCCTTGTGGGCCAAGTGCGGTGTCGCGACGCCCGAACAGTTCTATCAAATGGTCGACAGCAAAGCCACGCTGGCCGAATTGCGAAAAGAACTGACCGACTTGGATAAACAAATCCGTACCATCGTCGGCCAACACGTCGACTACGACGAAGTGGCTCGCGAGATCGAAGGCGCCACGGCCGCCGACCTGGAACGACGATGGGATTCGCTGACGACGCGCATGACCGAAACCGAAGAACGCGTCGGAACGCTACGCACGTCGCTGGGTGAATTGGCTCAAGAGATGAAACATCTCGGTGACGACAATCGCTTGTCGGTGACTCAATTGGAACTCGGATGCGTCGAACGACGTATCGAAGCGATGGTCCGCCGTTGGCAAACGCTAGGAATGGCGAGCTGCTTGTTGGAAGACGTTTGCGGCACATTCGAACGGGAACGCCAACCCGAAACGCTTCGCGAGGCTTCATCATTCTTGGGTCAATTGACCAACGGGAAGTACAACCGGATCTGGACTCCGCTTGGCACCAACCAGTTAAAGATCGACGACGCCGACCAAAAAGCGTTGCCGCTGGAAGTGCTCAGCCGTGGAACACGGGAAGCCGTTTTCATCGCACTGCGATTGTCTTTGGCGGCCGCCTACGCTCGCCGTGGAGTGATGTTGCCGTTGGTGCTGGACGACGTGTTGGTGAACTTTGACCGCGACCGTGCGATCCATGCGGCACGAACGCTGAAGACGTTCGCCGAACTCGGACACCAAGTGATGATGTTCACCTGCCATGAACACATCGTCGAAATTTTCCACGACATCGAAGTCGAAGTCCGTTTGATGCCCGCCCAAGGTACGCCCGGTCGCGCGACCATTCTTGAACCCGAAGAACGATACGAAGAAGAAGTCGAGTACGAGGAAGAAGAGTACGAAGAGGAAGAAGAGGTTCTCGAAGCCGAGCCGGAACCCGAGCCGCAACCGGTCGTCGTCAATATCGAAGCTCCCAAACCGAAACCGGCACCGGTACCCGAGCCGAAGGTCGAAACGAAGATCATCTACGTCGAACGACCCGAGCCCAAACCGGTTCCGAAACCGAAACCCCAAAAACGTGTTGTCGAATACGTCGAACGGGTGGAGCCGATGTATGTCGAACCACAGCGGGCTTTAGAACCCGAATACATCGAAGAAGAGTACGTCGAAAGGGAGCCTGCGATCGGTTGGGCATGGTTCGAACAAGAACCGGGGCGCCGTATCGAAGACGCCGAACACGCTCTAGCGGCAATCGCTCGAGACGAATGGTTGGATGCGGGACCCGACGAAGTGCCCGACGATGTTTGGAACCGTGACGAACACCAAGCCAAGTGGTGGAATGGCGACAAGCTGTCGAACCGATAG
- a CDS encoding sugar phosphate isomerase/epimerase family protein, which yields MKYGMNLLLWSGEVTDALLPVCEKLKAAGYDGVELPMFNLDLDYASLGKQLDSLGLARTAVTIRNEGDNPISPDKAVRDLGVSLTKKTLDACAAAGVETLVGPYHSAIGVFSGAGPTADEWKWGVDSMRQVAEHAGKVGVKLGVEALNRFECYFLNTHADSTRFAREVDHEACGIMYDTFHCNIEEKNVTAAVKAGGDKLCHIHISENDRSTPGDGAIRWDENFDAIVGSGYDGWMVIEAFGLSLPEIAAATKIWRKMYPDEMSLATNGLKFMRGEIEKRTS from the coding sequence ATGAAATACGGAATGAACCTGCTGCTTTGGAGCGGCGAAGTGACAGACGCCTTGTTGCCGGTTTGCGAGAAACTGAAAGCGGCGGGTTACGATGGCGTCGAACTGCCGATGTTCAACCTGGACCTGGACTACGCGTCGCTGGGCAAACAACTCGACTCGCTCGGTCTTGCCCGAACTGCCGTTACGATTCGCAACGAAGGCGACAATCCGATCTCGCCCGACAAGGCCGTTCGCGATCTGGGCGTCTCGCTAACCAAGAAGACTCTCGATGCGTGTGCGGCCGCGGGCGTGGAGACTCTGGTCGGTCCATATCACTCCGCCATCGGTGTCTTCAGCGGCGCCGGCCCGACTGCCGACGAGTGGAAGTGGGGCGTCGACAGCATGCGACAAGTCGCCGAGCACGCAGGCAAAGTCGGCGTCAAGCTAGGCGTCGAAGCGCTAAATCGATTCGAGTGTTATTTCTTGAATACCCACGCCGACTCGACGCGTTTTGCACGCGAAGTCGATCATGAAGCGTGCGGCATCATGTACGACACGTTTCACTGTAACATCGAAGAAAAAAATGTGACGGCCGCCGTCAAAGCGGGTGGCGACAAACTCTGTCACATTCACATCAGCGAGAATGACCGCAGCACGCCCGGCGATGGAGCGATCCGCTGGGACGAAAACTTCGATGCGATCGTGGGCTCGGGCTATGACGGTTGGATGGTGATCGAAGCGTTCGGTTTGTCACTGCCCGAGATCGCAGCGGCAACCAAGATTTGGCGCAAGATGTACCCCGATGAAATGTCGCTGGCCACGAACGGCTTGAAGTTCATGCGCGGCGAAATCGAGAAACGCACATCATGA
- a CDS encoding histidine kinase has product MNDETTNRVLMLSGDLVFGSRVKSAAERAGWGFGLGGRLPDGDLNDVRYVIVDLSTRSGIVGTIVGECSQRCPNAKLIAYGPHVQVPKLKAARDAGIESVITNGQFDAMLSTLFD; this is encoded by the coding sequence ATGAACGACGAAACAACGAATCGCGTGTTGATGTTGTCGGGCGACTTGGTTTTCGGTTCTCGAGTCAAGTCGGCCGCCGAACGTGCAGGCTGGGGTTTCGGTCTGGGTGGCCGGTTGCCCGACGGTGACCTTAATGATGTCCGCTATGTCATCGTTGATTTGTCGACACGCAGCGGTATCGTCGGCACGATCGTGGGCGAATGCAGTCAGCGATGCCCCAACGCCAAGTTAATAGCTTACGGTCCACACGTCCAAGTGCCGAAATTGAAAGCAGCCCGAGATGCCGGCATCGAATCCGTGATCACCAACGGTCAATTCGACGCGATGTTGTCGACGCTGTTTGACTAA
- a CDS encoding sugar phosphate nucleotidyltransferase, whose amino-acid sequence MNDACAVVLAAGKGTRMKSDLPKVLCPVVDRPMIHFVLDALEKAGIHRKIVVVGYEADKVREALAGRKDSIEYVEQTEQLGTGHAVQMCRPALESQTGPTIVVAGDSPLIQPTSLKKLLDHFRETQPALLLGTLEKDDPTGLGRIVRDADGNFMGIVEHKDATDQQRAVKEVNMSTYLFQTPDLLDSLNQLSCDNAQAEYYLTDSARLLREAGRPVEAIAVLQQCESLSINNPDELRLVDEKMRTMGYA is encoded by the coding sequence ATGAATGATGCCTGCGCTGTGGTGCTCGCTGCCGGAAAAGGCACCCGTATGAAGAGCGATCTGCCCAAGGTTTTGTGCCCCGTCGTGGATCGGCCGATGATCCATTTCGTGCTGGATGCCTTGGAAAAAGCGGGAATTCATCGAAAAATCGTCGTCGTGGGTTACGAAGCCGATAAGGTCCGCGAAGCACTGGCCGGCCGCAAAGATTCGATCGAATATGTCGAACAAACCGAGCAACTGGGCACCGGGCACGCGGTGCAAATGTGCCGGCCGGCGCTGGAAAGCCAGACCGGGCCGACGATCGTGGTCGCAGGCGACTCGCCGTTGATCCAGCCGACCAGCCTGAAAAAGCTACTCGACCACTTCCGTGAAACCCAGCCGGCCCTACTGCTGGGGACGCTCGAAAAAGACGATCCGACCGGATTGGGCCGAATCGTTCGCGATGCCGATGGGAATTTCATGGGCATCGTCGAACACAAAGACGCGACGGACCAGCAGCGAGCGGTCAAGGAAGTGAATATGAGCACCTACTTGTTCCAGACGCCCGATCTGCTGGATTCGCTGAACCAACTCAGTTGCGATAACGCACAAGCCGAATACTACCTGACCGATAGTGCACGATTACTCCGCGAAGCGGGACGGCCGGTCGAGGCGATCGCGGTTTTGCAGCAATGCGAATCGCTTTCGATCAACAACCCCGACGAACTTCGGTTGGTCGACGAAAAGATGCGGACGATGGGTTATGCGTGA
- a CDS encoding DEAD/DEAH box helicase — protein sequence MSSSLPASELPAHYPRGGRRIVLRAVPDPMLADAIADAERARKKKKKKEKKERARKEKELAALQAAAEAEVNVEAAPVVAPPKTERVAAEVDVAAEVDIAEVVSSEAVVSHAPEALAEKVVEVKVVAEKEVEVKVVEVKKADATEPTDADKSTDDDEEPDDLAGTFAGMDLPRSVQEAIVRSGYTTPSDIQAAIIPPMLAGRDIVAQSQTGSGKTAAFALPILANLKKRAPSPQVLVLAPTRELAVQVAKSFETYAGDLKGFSIAAIYGGQDYEPQLRQLRKGVSVVVGTPGRVIDHVRRGSLSLEHLRCLVLDEADEMLNMGFLEDVEFVLQQCPEEKQVALFSATMPTPIRRIADQHLRDPHTVTISSKTMTAESINQRAIYATPREKLELLRRLFEVEETDGVIVFTKTKESTTVVAEKLITMGYSAAALNGDMAQKARERTIEQLKSGRLDIVVATDVAARGLDVPRISHVINFDLPHDNESYVHRIGRTGRAGRSGEAIIFLTQAQRGKLRSIERLTNQQIQICDWPSTEDINNKRIDRFKTKITRSLADRDVTFYEELIGKYCEETGTSIAKVAAALADQINGGRPFLVKDRPKAEPRSKRGDFDDGGFSGNRDRDGGRESRDERGPRRAGPVRPGMQRFRVEVGRTDGVKPGNLVGAIANEAGIDSEFIGPISIQDHFTTVDLPEGMPNDIFNTLQNTWVMGKRLNITRDMGAGREYGGGKHHGGKPKSGKHKPGKMKSGKGKHSK from the coding sequence ATGTCGTCTTCGCTGCCTGCCTCGGAATTACCCGCCCACTACCCTCGCGGCGGACGCCGTATCGTTCTTCGCGCCGTTCCCGACCCGATGTTGGCCGACGCGATCGCGGATGCCGAGCGAGCAAGGAAAAAAAAGAAGAAGAAGGAAAAGAAAGAACGCGCCCGGAAAGAAAAAGAACTGGCCGCCCTGCAAGCTGCAGCAGAAGCTGAAGTCAACGTCGAAGCGGCACCCGTTGTTGCCCCACCGAAGACCGAACGCGTTGCCGCGGAAGTCGACGTTGCTGCAGAGGTCGACATTGCCGAAGTCGTTTCAAGCGAAGCCGTGGTCAGTCACGCCCCTGAGGCTCTCGCCGAAAAAGTAGTCGAAGTCAAAGTAGTCGCTGAAAAAGAAGTCGAAGTCAAAGTAGTCGAAGTCAAGAAGGCTGACGCCACCGAACCAACGGACGCTGACAAGTCGACCGATGACGACGAAGAACCGGATGATCTCGCCGGTACTTTCGCAGGTATGGATCTGCCTCGCTCGGTTCAAGAAGCCATCGTCCGTTCGGGCTACACCACTCCGTCGGACATTCAAGCAGCCATCATTCCGCCGATGTTGGCCGGCCGTGACATCGTCGCCCAATCGCAAACCGGATCCGGCAAAACGGCCGCGTTCGCGCTGCCGATCTTGGCCAATCTGAAAAAACGTGCTCCGTCACCCCAAGTATTGGTGCTGGCGCCGACTCGCGAGTTGGCCGTTCAAGTTGCCAAGTCGTTTGAAACCTACGCGGGCGACTTGAAAGGATTTTCGATCGCGGCGATTTACGGCGGTCAAGATTACGAGCCCCAATTGCGACAACTTCGCAAAGGCGTTTCCGTCGTCGTCGGTACTCCCGGACGCGTGATTGATCACGTGCGGCGTGGATCGTTGTCGCTGGAGCATCTTCGATGCTTGGTGTTGGACGAGGCCGACGAGATGCTGAACATGGGATTCTTGGAGGACGTCGAGTTCGTCTTGCAACAATGCCCCGAGGAAAAACAAGTCGCCCTGTTCTCGGCCACGATGCCGACGCCGATTCGCCGCATCGCTGATCAACATTTGCGTGACCCGCACACCGTCACGATCAGCAGCAAGACGATGACGGCGGAATCGATCAATCAACGGGCGATCTATGCGACGCCGCGCGAGAAACTGGAATTGCTTCGCCGATTGTTTGAAGTCGAAGAGACGGATGGCGTGATCGTGTTCACCAAAACAAAAGAGTCGACGACGGTCGTTGCCGAAAAGTTGATAACGATGGGTTACAGCGCCGCGGCACTGAACGGCGACATGGCCCAAAAAGCACGTGAACGCACGATCGAACAATTGAAGTCCGGCCGCTTGGACATCGTCGTCGCCACCGACGTTGCCGCGCGTGGTTTGGACGTGCCGCGAATCAGCCACGTGATCAACTTTGATTTGCCGCACGACAACGAATCCTACGTCCACCGGATCGGGCGCACCGGTCGGGCCGGTCGCAGCGGCGAAGCGATTATTTTCTTGACCCAGGCTCAGCGTGGCAAATTGCGGTCGATCGAACGACTGACCAACCAACAGATACAAATCTGTGACTGGCCTTCGACCGAAGACATCAACAACAAACGGATTGATCGATTCAAAACCAAGATCACGCGTTCTTTAGCCGACCGCGATGTCACGTTCTATGAAGAACTGATCGGCAAGTACTGCGAAGAAACCGGCACGTCGATCGCCAAAGTCGCCGCCGCACTGGCGGACCAGATCAATGGCGGGCGTCCGTTCTTGGTCAAAGATCGTCCGAAGGCCGAGCCTCGATCGAAACGCGGTGACTTTGACGACGGCGGCTTCAGTGGCAATCGTGATCGTGACGGCGGACGCGAATCTCGCGACGAGCGCGGGCCACGACGCGCTGGTCCGGTGCGTCCGGGTATGCAGCGATTCCGCGTCGAAGTGGGCCGCACCGATGGCGTCAAACCGGGCAACCTGGTCGGCGCAATCGCAAACGAAGCCGGCATCGACAGCGAGTTCATTGGTCCGATCAGCATTCAGGATCACTTCACGACCGTGGACCTTCCCGAAGGCATGCCCAACGACATTTTCAATACGCTGCAGAACACGTGGGTGATGGGCAAGCGGTTGAACATCACTCGTGACATGGGCGCCGGTCGCGAATACGGCGGCGGCAAGCATCACGGCGGCAAGCCGAAATCGGGCAAGCACAAACCCGGCAAGATGAAGTCGGGCAAGGGAAAGCACTCCAAGTAA
- a CDS encoding ribose-phosphate diphosphokinase, protein MRELKIFSGRANRDLANKICRHLHLEPSAITLGKFPDGENYCKLDEDVRGRDVFLIQPTSPPVNDNLFELLIMIDCCKRASAERITAVVPYYGYARQDRKDEGRVPITAKLAANIITRAGADRVLTMDLHAAQIQGFFDVPVDHLYAAPVLNEYFSERGLVDDLIVVVSPDEGSIKRALGHNKRLGGSLAIVDKQRANALETKQNTIIGGPIEGKVALLFDDMISTAGSICGAARLVHNAGAKEIHIAATHGVLCGPAIEKLRDAPIDSIIVTDTIPITAEKQLPNLVQLSVAPLLAEAIKRIHHDQSISELFRER, encoded by the coding sequence ATGCGTGAACTGAAAATTTTCAGCGGCCGAGCGAACCGAGACCTGGCGAACAAAATTTGCCGCCACCTGCATCTCGAGCCCTCGGCGATCACGCTGGGCAAATTCCCGGACGGCGAGAACTATTGCAAATTGGACGAAGACGTCCGAGGTCGCGATGTGTTCTTGATTCAACCGACTTCACCACCGGTCAACGACAACTTGTTCGAGTTGTTGATCATGATCGATTGCTGCAAGCGAGCCAGTGCCGAACGCATCACAGCGGTCGTGCCCTATTACGGCTATGCCCGCCAGGACCGCAAAGACGAAGGTCGCGTACCGATCACGGCAAAACTGGCCGCCAATATCATCACCCGCGCCGGTGCCGATCGCGTCTTGACGATGGATTTGCATGCGGCACAGATTCAAGGCTTCTTTGACGTTCCGGTCGATCACCTTTACGCGGCCCCGGTGTTGAACGAATACTTCAGCGAACGGGGTTTGGTCGACGATCTGATCGTGGTGGTCAGCCCCGACGAAGGCAGTATCAAACGCGCGCTCGGACACAACAAACGTTTGGGCGGATCGCTTGCGATCGTCGATAAGCAACGTGCCAACGCGCTAGAAACGAAACAGAACACTATCATCGGTGGTCCGATCGAAGGCAAGGTCGCGCTGCTATTCGACGACATGATCAGCACCGCCGGTTCGATCTGTGGCGCAGCAAGGTTGGTCCACAACGCGGGCGCTAAAGAGATCCACATCGCGGCTACCCACGGCGTCTTGTGTGGACCGGCCATCGAAAAATTGCGTGACGCGCCGATCGATTCGATCATTGTCACCGACACGATTCCGATCACGGCGGAAAAGCAGTTGCCCAACTTGGTGCAATTGAGCGTCGCCCCGCTGTTGGCCGAAGCGATCAAGCGTATTCACCACGACCAATCGATCAGCGAGCTGTTTCGCGAACGATAA
- a CDS encoding oligosaccharide flippase family protein translates to MSDTTQKSDSSFVADSLAIGMAVMLAMTIVQRGLGFLRGIWFCRLLDDAVVGQWSMAYDFITMITPVMLLGIPGTLPRYVEHYRVRGHLTPLVRRILWVTVSLGAAFFVGIMVFPDFFGWLVFLEPQSMSLVYSVGAGVVAIVVFNFVYQMVSALRQVRVASMMQFVQSVAFTVLGIVWLTAGGGLTGLVYAFIAATVISTLPGLNSLYRGWAGLPISEEPFDPASMWRRLMPYAAALWAMNLLSNVFALSDRYMILHMLPGGEMSTQAAVGQYHSGRIIPVLLTSLATMVSGVLMPYLTADWEAGRKEQVRENLRRILFAASAFFTAGSAAALVMSPWFFEVVLENRYAAGLQLMPMTFVFCIWVSLATIGQDYLWVSEKGKWVAVAIGIALVVNVLLNYWLLPIWGLEGAVIATLVANGVMLLALWLAMAKFGFRLDLTLLILSVLPATLLAGPWIGLACVVIACVGSVEVRGWCDEGVAYLTLRLRPQSQPTS, encoded by the coding sequence GTGTCCGACACGACTCAAAAATCTGATTCCAGCTTCGTCGCCGACTCGCTTGCCATCGGCATGGCGGTGATGTTGGCGATGACCATTGTCCAACGCGGACTGGGTTTTTTGCGCGGCATCTGGTTTTGTCGTTTGCTTGATGATGCGGTCGTCGGCCAGTGGTCGATGGCTTACGACTTTATCACAATGATCACGCCCGTCATGCTGTTGGGCATCCCCGGCACCCTGCCACGCTACGTCGAACACTACCGCGTCCGCGGGCATTTGACGCCGTTGGTCCGTCGCATCCTTTGGGTCACGGTCTCGCTGGGCGCCGCGTTCTTTGTCGGCATCATGGTCTTCCCCGACTTTTTCGGGTGGCTCGTGTTTCTAGAACCCCAAAGCATGTCGCTGGTCTACAGCGTCGGCGCCGGTGTGGTTGCGATCGTGGTCTTCAACTTCGTCTACCAGATGGTGTCGGCACTGCGACAAGTTCGCGTCGCGTCGATGATGCAGTTTGTCCAGTCGGTCGCGTTCACCGTTTTGGGGATCGTTTGGTTGACCGCCGGTGGTGGTCTGACCGGACTGGTTTATGCGTTCATTGCGGCGACTGTCATTTCGACGTTGCCAGGATTGAACTCGCTGTACCGCGGTTGGGCGGGCTTACCGATCAGCGAAGAACCGTTCGATCCGGCATCGATGTGGCGTCGGTTGATGCCGTATGCAGCCGCGCTGTGGGCGATGAATTTACTTTCCAATGTGTTCGCACTTTCGGACCGCTACATGATTTTGCACATGTTGCCGGGCGGCGAAATGTCGACGCAAGCGGCCGTGGGCCAATACCATAGCGGCCGGATCATTCCCGTTTTGTTGACCAGCTTGGCGACCATGGTCAGCGGTGTGTTGATGCCGTACCTGACGGCCGACTGGGAAGCCGGTCGCAAAGAACAGGTCCGCGAAAATTTGCGAAGGATCCTGTTCGCAGCGTCTGCGTTTTTCACGGCCGGCTCGGCCGCCGCTCTTGTCATGTCGCCCTGGTTCTTCGAGGTCGTTTTAGAAAACCGCTACGCGGCCGGTCTGCAGCTGATGCCGATGACTTTTGTTTTCTGCATCTGGGTATCGTTGGCGACGATCGGGCAAGACTATTTGTGGGTGTCGGAAAAGGGAAAATGGGTCGCCGTCGCAATCGGGATCGCGTTGGTCGTGAACGTGTTGTTGAACTATTGGTTGCTGCCGATCTGGGGACTCGAGGGCGCCGTCATTGCAACTTTGGTCGCCAACGGCGTCATGCTGTTAGCGTTGTGGTTGGCAATGGCAAAGTTCGGATTCCGTTTGGACCTGACACTGTTGATTTTGTCCGTATTGCCGGCCACCTTGTTGGCCGGTCCATGGATCGGATTGGCCTGTGTCGTGATCGCATGCGTGGGCAGTGTCGAAGTCCGCGGCTGGTGCGATGAAGGAGTCGCGTATCTGACGCTAAGGCTGAGGCCTCAATCGCAACCGACGAGCTAG